The following proteins are encoded in a genomic region of Drosophila willistoni isolate 14030-0811.24 chromosome 3R, UCI_dwil_1.1, whole genome shotgun sequence:
- the LOC111519476 gene encoding uncharacterized protein LOC111519476 — translation MLHPNGLRNWLAALRQMQLSDRFAISNGNKMAQHLAGCGLSTCYSAGEEQQVDQEHPRVGQSLSEDGQPLEGAVIGGVGLVEPPNDSVPDLSPQFILLFITFAFTIKWQ, via the exons ATGCTGCACCCAAACGGCTTAAGAAAC TGGCTGGCTGCATTGCGTCAAATGCAATTATCAGACCGTTTTGCCATCAGTAACGGCAATAAAATGGCACAACATTTGGCTGGTTGTGGTCTAAGCACTTGCTATTCTGCGGGCGAGGAACAACAAGTAGATCAAGAGCATCCCCGTGTAGGACAAAGCCTTTCCGAGGATGGACAACCGCTTGAAGGTGCAGTTATTGGTGGAGTGGGTCTAGTAGAGCCGCCAAATGATTCTGTGCCAGATCTATCGCCgcaatttattttactttttattacATTTGCATTTACAATTAAGTGGCAATAA